In a single window of the Thermofilum uzonense genome:
- a CDS encoding NifB/NifX family molybdenum-iron cluster-binding protein codes for MKVAIATNRGGLDDEIADRFGRAPTFTIVEIDDTNHEIKRTYVVENPGSIAGSGAGIKAVQKLIEEGVSIAIGPNPGPNALVALESSGIRVYSYVGLKAREALEKVLQELRQA; via the coding sequence ATGAAGGTGGCAATAGCTACTAATAGGGGAGGGCTGGACGACGAGATAGCTGACAGGTTTGGGAGAGCTCCTACATTCACCATTGTAGAAATCGATGATACAAACCATGAGATAAAGAGAACTTATGTTGTAGAAAATCCTGGTAGCATCGCGGGAAGCGGGGCAGGTATAAAGGCTGTCCAGAAGCTCATCGAGGAGGGGGTAAGTATCGCTATAGGTCCAAACCCTGGCCCGAATGCCCTGGTAGCGCTTGAGAGTTCTGGAATAAGAGTATATTCTTATGTCGGCTTAAAGGCTCGCGAGGCGCTTGAGAAAGTTCTCCAGGAACTAAGGCAAGCCTGA
- a CDS encoding glutamine synthetase family protein — translation MRRVEVIEDFERQFNNLRSKSIRYFEVAFQDLSGVIRGRILKPGKADDILKGFRVDAFSTGFTSVENSDVHLLPDPHTLRLYRTRMGIVGFLIGDFYIDGKPFELYPRNALKEVVGGLRKELLLGAELEFYLARNYKPLDMGGYMDLSPYTVNHEVLLEIIENAREAGVEVKAGHHEVGPGQYEIVPPPLNPLELADTVVFLKKLVWETAARSGLQATFMPKPFEGLPGNGMHLHISYVSGGRNLLVEEGELTSMGSSLIGGLLTYARPFTLLTNPTVNSYKRLTPGFEAPVYLSWGRGNRSTMIRVPVGLEGLSGTVEFRLPDSSGNIYLKVLSTVFSVSKGLEDNIKPPPECHCNVFESKGLERVPQSLGEALEIAGKGVNGIEPLKPFIEKISEAKRKEWIAYLQSLNGHDHGSVTQWEIKEYFYR, via the coding sequence ATGCGGAGAGTAGAAGTAATAGAGGACTTTGAAAGGCAGTTTAACAATCTTAGATCCAAGAGCATAAGATATTTCGAGGTCGCATTTCAGGATCTATCGGGAGTAATTAGAGGCAGGATATTAAAACCTGGCAAAGCCGATGACATCTTGAAAGGGTTCCGCGTAGATGCCTTTAGTACAGGTTTCACGAGCGTGGAGAATTCCGATGTCCATCTTCTTCCAGACCCCCATACACTCAGGCTTTATAGGACACGAATGGGTATTGTAGGTTTCCTTATAGGTGACTTTTATATTGATGGGAAACCCTTTGAGCTATACCCGCGAAATGCACTCAAGGAGGTTGTAGGAGGCCTTAGGAAGGAGTTACTACTTGGTGCTGAGCTTGAGTTTTACCTTGCACGTAACTACAAGCCCCTGGACATGGGAGGGTATATGGATTTGTCTCCTTACACGGTGAATCATGAAGTCTTATTAGAGATTATAGAGAATGCTAGGGAGGCTGGAGTCGAGGTAAAGGCGGGACACCATGAGGTGGGTCCAGGCCAGTATGAGATTGTACCGCCTCCGTTGAATCCCTTAGAACTAGCAGATACCGTCGTCTTCTTAAAGAAACTTGTATGGGAGACCGCTGCTAGGAGTGGTTTACAGGCAACCTTCATGCCGAAGCCTTTTGAGGGTCTACCCGGTAATGGAATGCATCTCCACATATCCTACGTTAGTGGTGGCCGAAACCTTCTCGTCGAGGAGGGAGAACTTACTAGCATGGGGTCAAGCTTAATAGGAGGCCTATTAACCTATGCTAGACCCTTCACACTACTAACTAACCCGACCGTTAACTCATATAAGAGGCTGACACCTGGATTTGAAGCCCCTGTTTATCTTTCATGGGGGAGGGGTAATCGCTCGACAATGATCAGGGTTCCTGTGGGGCTGGAGGGACTCTCCGGTACCGTTGAGTTCCGACTCCCAGACTCGTCGGGCAACATATACTTGAAAGTGTTGTCCACAGTTTTTTCAGTTTCTAAGGGCCTCGAAGATAACATCAAGCCGCCCCCTGAGTGTCATTGTAACGTCTTCGAATCCAAGGGTTTGGAACGCGTGCCTCAGAGTCTTGGAGAGGCGCTTGAAATCGCTGGTAAAGGTGTCAATGGTATCGAGCCCTTAAAGCCATTCATAGAAAAGATATCGGAGGCCAAGAGAAAAGAGTGGATAGCCTACCTGCAATCTCTAAACGGGCATGACCATGGAAGCGTGACACAGTGGGAGATAAAAGAATATTTTTACCGATAA
- a CDS encoding ArsB/NhaD family transporter produces the protein MSNVQKLVAVLSVLLVSLVSLLVSSLLGLPTNTLLALSIFLAEISATLLLWDNRLSVAFIGVSLLILTGSLTLESFLKYANLDVIFFLAAMMILVGILEERGFFDSIVSLTIWAAGGNGLLLYAVIILLSFALAAVIDEVTSIVIMIFFVLSLARQAQVNPIPLTLACIFATNIGSSATPIGNPVGVLIAFRAGLSFEEFLRWSLPISFLDVGLLIVLSMHFLRDELRDFVRKISLNIKSEGFKTYDGFLVDAALFLLTLVFLAIHHQLEYLLGLEKNSMLLAIPFISTGISIIVYPQSASRALRERVEWPTLLFFTLLFASVGSLKSTGFIDYLSRIILENTGSSLLENMVLMTTLTSMISPLMDNVIAVSLLLPVVEGLGKAGLRVYPLYWVMLHSAVISGNLTPIGSTANIVALGLLERSGYRKPSLTEWLRHGWLATLPPLIVSLTLLSLQENLMP, from the coding sequence ATGTCCAATGTTCAAAAGCTCGTAGCTGTTCTCAGCGTCCTTCTTGTTTCGCTAGTTTCGCTTCTAGTCTCAAGTCTTCTTGGCTTGCCGACAAATACACTTTTAGCGCTAAGCATATTCCTAGCAGAGATTTCAGCTACCCTTCTACTGTGGGATAATAGGTTATCCGTCGCCTTCATAGGAGTAAGCCTGTTAATCCTAACAGGTAGCCTGACACTGGAGAGCTTCCTGAAATACGCCAACCTCGACGTGATATTTTTCCTAGCCGCGATGATGATCCTAGTGGGAATCTTGGAGGAAAGGGGGTTCTTCGACAGTATAGTCTCGTTAACGATATGGGCTGCTGGAGGCAATGGCTTGCTCTTGTATGCAGTAATTATTTTACTCTCCTTTGCCCTTGCAGCGGTTATAGACGAGGTCACATCGATTGTTATAATGATTTTCTTTGTTCTCTCTTTAGCGAGGCAAGCACAGGTTAACCCGATCCCTCTTACCCTTGCGTGCATTTTTGCAACTAATATTGGGAGTAGCGCTACGCCCATTGGAAACCCTGTGGGAGTCCTCATAGCGTTCAGGGCCGGTCTATCCTTTGAGGAGTTTTTAAGGTGGTCGCTGCCAATCTCCTTCCTGGATGTAGGCCTGTTGATTGTTCTGAGCATGCACTTTCTTCGAGACGAGTTACGTGATTTTGTGAGGAAGATTTCCCTTAATATAAAATCGGAGGGGTTTAAAACGTACGATGGTTTCCTAGTTGACGCTGCACTTTTTCTACTCACACTGGTATTCCTGGCTATCCACCACCAGTTGGAATACCTCCTCGGCCTCGAGAAGAACTCGATGCTTCTTGCGATTCCCTTTATCTCAACAGGCATATCTATAATTGTTTACCCTCAATCCGCATCCAGAGCTTTACGCGAGCGTGTCGAGTGGCCTACTCTCCTCTTCTTTACGCTGTTGTTTGCATCAGTCGGCTCGCTAAAATCGACCGGGTTCATCGACTACCTCAGCAGAATCATCCTTGAGAATACTGGATCTTCGCTCTTAGAAAACATGGTCCTGATGACTACACTGACCAGCATGATCTCCCCGCTAATGGATAATGTAATCGCTGTCTCATTATTACTACCCGTGGTTGAAGGTCTAGGTAAGGCCGGCTTACGAGTCTATCCGCTGTACTGGGTTATGCTTCACTCAGCCGTCATCTCAGGGAATCTAACCCCAATAGGCAGCACAGCGAATATTGTAGCACTGGGGCTACTCGAGAGATCAGGGTATAGGAAACCCTCGCTAACTGAGTGGCTAAGGCATGGTTGGTTGGCTACATTACCCCCGCTCATTGTCTCATTAACCCTCTTAAGCCTACAGGAAAACCTTATGCCCTAG
- a CDS encoding nucleotide-binding protein has protein sequence MKQKAYEIVVASGKGGVGKSTITASLLVLLSRHGYKLLGADADAEAPNLHISLGVADWDRVEPYYEGRVAYILDELCTQCGRCLEACQFGAVEIVNGRYRINPWICEGCYTCSFVCPVKAVRFNRGVVAGYLKVKERTRYGFPLVSSESMPGRPNSGKLVTETKNIAKKMLGSEGLIFIDAAAGIGCQVISSLVGASALLMVAEPTPTSLSDLKRLHALARHFRIPSMLVINKADLDESYRLKLIEYTREWRIDYLGDIPYDEKVPYSLERMTPIVEASPDSLASKALFQLAERLREIIEDMDEWRIKHLPPRQEPFVPKVIKPEGR, from the coding sequence GTGAAACAAAAGGCTTACGAGATCGTCGTCGCTAGCGGTAAAGGTGGCGTTGGGAAATCCACGATAACGGCGTCACTACTAGTACTCCTATCCAGGCATGGCTACAAGCTTCTGGGCGCAGATGCTGACGCAGAAGCACCTAACCTTCACATATCGCTTGGTGTAGCCGACTGGGATCGGGTTGAGCCATACTACGAAGGAAGGGTTGCTTACATTCTGGACGAGCTATGCACACAGTGTGGTCGTTGCCTTGAAGCATGCCAGTTTGGAGCAGTAGAAATTGTTAATGGAAGATACAGGATTAATCCCTGGATCTGTGAGGGCTGCTACACGTGTAGCTTTGTGTGTCCAGTGAAGGCTGTGAGGTTCAATCGTGGGGTGGTGGCGGGATACCTGAAAGTTAAAGAGAGGACACGATATGGTTTTCCATTGGTTTCAAGTGAGAGCATGCCTGGCAGACCGAACAGTGGGAAGCTTGTCACGGAAACCAAGAACATCGCAAAGAAGATGCTAGGGAGCGAGGGGCTTATCTTTATAGATGCGGCTGCAGGGATTGGCTGCCAGGTAATCTCGAGCCTGGTAGGGGCAAGCGCGCTGCTTATGGTTGCTGAGCCTACGCCAACCAGCCTAAGTGACCTGAAAAGGTTGCACGCCTTAGCTCGTCACTTCAGGATTCCCTCCATGCTGGTGATAAACAAGGCTGACCTCGATGAAAGCTACAGGTTAAAACTCATAGAGTATACCCGCGAGTGGAGAATCGATTACCTGGGAGACATCCCTTATGATGAAAAAGTACCATACTCTCTGGAGAGAATGACTCCCATAGTGGAGGCATCGCCGGATTCCCTTGCCTCTAAAGCATTATTCCAGCTGGCAGAAAGGCTGAGGGAGATAATAGAGGACATGGATGAGTGGAGGATCAAGCACCTACCGCCTAGACAGGAACCATTCGTTCCGAAAGTTATAAAGCCTGAGGGTAGATAA
- a CDS encoding ATP-binding protein: MIDLGKLGVVTWVEGTTVRFRIAEGARVERGMLAKVEDSGRRFIVKVVDFRPESLLSAAEVAVISSKADKGERVNLRDKDLRLYDTAIGVIVAQIDPDGEAHGPTSVPSIFSSVEFLDKDDLEKLKLHTGDIPIGYIRFGHDQVDMIVTLDGQRVIPHHILVVGGTGAGKSNFGRVFAASILDTKGKYSLVVFDCESEYLLGSRPGEMGLAHLPLSEEYLFLVTGRVNRPGRLRVELPELGEVRSIPAYPLKMDVGRLKPHDFTLTGEFSGPQEELLWLAYKNFGEDWVYSLLTADARSIYARLGRLTAVNTINVTKRKVKHLVGDGDIFCRECDYDLASAILSMVAKGRVVLIETPFASEGEEKLLATVIAERIFRSYEEMRKKLPDKWVTLPPVLIMVEEAHRYLSAQALGGKGEVRENIFSIIAKRGRKYKVGGLYITQMPSELMEAVVRQALTKIVLSLPTRPDYSMIINHSPYLDEAESEIKTLDRGEAVVVSQPSGFRFAVSIKVFPYEEYCSRLIEKHRASQLIQKPVAGEEA, from the coding sequence GTGATTGACCTGGGAAAGCTGGGAGTAGTAACATGGGTTGAGGGGACCACGGTTAGGTTTAGGATAGCGGAGGGCGCTAGGGTCGAACGGGGGATGCTCGCCAAGGTAGAGGACTCGGGGAGGAGGTTCATCGTTAAAGTTGTGGACTTCAGGCCTGAGAGCCTCCTGAGCGCGGCAGAGGTAGCAGTGATTAGTAGTAAGGCCGATAAAGGTGAGAGAGTCAACCTTCGAGACAAGGATCTACGTTTGTACGATACCGCTATAGGAGTAATTGTAGCCCAGATCGACCCCGACGGAGAGGCTCATGGTCCTACCAGTGTACCATCAATCTTCTCGAGCGTCGAATTCCTCGACAAGGATGACCTTGAAAAACTCAAGCTTCACACGGGAGACATACCTATAGGCTACATCAGGTTCGGACACGACCAGGTCGACATGATTGTGACACTTGACGGGCAACGCGTAATACCTCATCATATACTCGTCGTAGGGGGGACGGGTGCAGGTAAGAGCAATTTTGGCCGCGTTTTTGCGGCATCAATACTCGACACGAAGGGTAAGTACAGCTTAGTCGTCTTTGACTGTGAGAGTGAATACCTGTTAGGCTCCCGGCCGGGTGAGATGGGGCTGGCGCATCTCCCCCTATCTGAGGAATATCTTTTCCTTGTAACTGGCAGGGTTAACAGGCCGGGTCGCCTCCGGGTAGAACTCCCAGAGCTTGGTGAAGTTCGAAGTATTCCCGCTTATCCCTTAAAGATGGACGTTGGAAGACTCAAGCCCCATGACTTTACCTTGACTGGAGAGTTTTCGGGGCCTCAGGAGGAGTTGCTCTGGCTTGCCTATAAAAATTTCGGGGAGGACTGGGTATACTCTCTCCTGACAGCCGACGCTAGGAGCATTTACGCCCGATTGGGAAGGCTTACAGCCGTTAACACAATTAACGTTACGAAGAGAAAGGTAAAGCACCTTGTTGGTGACGGGGACATCTTCTGCAGGGAGTGCGACTACGACCTAGCGTCAGCAATACTCTCTATGGTCGCGAAGGGCAGGGTCGTGCTAATCGAGACTCCCTTCGCCTCCGAGGGAGAAGAGAAGCTGCTGGCCACCGTTATAGCTGAGAGGATATTTAGGAGCTACGAGGAGATGAGGAAAAAGCTTCCTGACAAGTGGGTCACGCTCCCCCCGGTTTTAATCATGGTGGAGGAGGCCCACAGGTATCTAAGCGCTCAGGCTTTGGGAGGCAAGGGCGAAGTCCGCGAGAACATATTCTCGATCATAGCGAAGAGGGGCAGGAAGTATAAGGTTGGGGGATTATATATTACTCAGATGCCGAGCGAGCTGATGGAGGCTGTTGTGAGACAGGCGCTGACCAAGATTGTGCTCTCGCTTCCTACGCGTCCCGACTACTCCATGATAATAAATCACTCTCCCTACCTCGACGAAGCGGAGAGCGAGATAAAGACGCTTGATCGAGGAGAAGCTGTCGTGGTTAGCCAGCCCAGCGGTTTCCGTTTTGCAGTCTCTATAAAAGTGTTCCCTTATGAAGAATACTGTTCAAGACTCATCGAGAAGCATAGGGCCTCACAGCTAATCCAGAAGCCTGTTGCTGGAGAGGAGGCCTAG
- a CDS encoding DUF3267 domain-containing protein — MVSDDCVHVTLDKFMLPLLSIGFLLVLFSLGVLQHMYPAAGLSSPSSYGYPLWLEIAVAAVLTTVLHESIHILFMKKLGSGKTSIRPFMFKRYIPLGVSVGFTNYLSVKRWSIVAIAPLIILSPVSLVASGLETPVTNILKFVFVFNTSGSAGDLILLAITLSAGLDANVKDEGEALAICNGRPRLAAILFLEYAATTILSFLALGFLAITMASLLGKNIYVGPLELARIEASQNQVSASTGSGVIVVAIILSLLYIVISGTRRARKTLESMQK, encoded by the coding sequence ATGGTCAGTGATGATTGTGTACACGTAACGCTGGACAAGTTTATGCTCCCGCTGCTTTCAATAGGTTTCCTACTTGTCCTGTTCTCTCTGGGTGTTCTCCAGCACATGTACCCTGCGGCTGGTCTAAGCTCACCGTCAAGCTACGGTTACCCCTTATGGCTTGAGATCGCGGTTGCCGCAGTGCTCACCACTGTATTACATGAAAGCATCCATATCCTCTTCATGAAGAAACTGGGAAGCGGAAAGACCAGCATAAGACCATTCATGTTTAAACGATATATCCCATTGGGAGTATCTGTAGGCTTTACCAATTATCTCTCAGTTAAACGGTGGAGTATTGTAGCTATTGCCCCGCTAATTATCCTCTCACCAGTCTCTCTAGTTGCTTCCGGCCTCGAGACTCCCGTTACGAATATCCTAAAGTTTGTTTTTGTCTTCAACACCTCTGGAAGCGCGGGAGACCTTATTCTTTTAGCCATTACGTTGAGCGCGGGCCTAGACGCCAATGTGAAGGATGAAGGGGAAGCGCTTGCAATCTGCAACGGCAGACCCAGACTAGCCGCAATACTTTTCCTTGAATACGCAGCGACTACCATCCTGAGCTTCCTAGCACTCGGCTTTCTCGCAATCACTATGGCCTCCCTTCTTGGTAAAAACATTTACGTTGGCCCTCTAGAACTCGCAAGGATCGAAGCGAGTCAAAACCAGGTATCCGCGAGCACGGGCTCAGGTGTGATTGTTGTAGCCATTATACTTTCCCTCTTATATATAGTAATCAGCGGCACTCGTAGGGCCCGGAAAACCCTGGAATCAATGCAGAAGTAA
- a CDS encoding P-loop NTPase: MFRVAVTGGKGGTGKTFVAVNIASLLARRHQVVLADLDIEAPNDHILLGVDELGEGEDIKLFLPFIDTSRCTSCGVCAKVCDAGALLMPGKSPPLVLPRLCSGCMACYYACPYKAIIPGYHVLGHIHINKVHKGDSSLTLVTGILREGEEHIAPGVYRVKMRALSLQTEVLVIDTGPGTGNHISIALKDSDVVIVVTEPTPLGRHDMEAILKIVKNLGLRTWLVINRDGIGNAEESIKIASSYGVKNIFRIPYHRDAIESYYARVPVIALKPESPVSKIFLQMAGLLEEVMAQ; this comes from the coding sequence ATGTTCCGGGTTGCGGTGACAGGCGGTAAAGGAGGAACAGGGAAGACATTTGTAGCCGTAAACATCGCCTCGCTTCTTGCAAGGAGGCATCAAGTCGTGCTAGCAGATCTCGACATTGAGGCTCCGAACGACCACATACTGCTCGGCGTAGATGAGCTAGGTGAGGGTGAAGACATAAAGTTATTTCTCCCGTTCATAGACACATCGCGGTGTACCTCTTGCGGTGTATGCGCCAAGGTCTGCGACGCAGGAGCTTTATTAATGCCGGGTAAGAGCCCGCCCCTTGTGCTGCCGCGGCTCTGCAGCGGATGCATGGCTTGTTACTATGCATGTCCCTATAAGGCGATAATCCCGGGATACCATGTCCTAGGGCACATACATATCAACAAGGTACATAAAGGTGATTCATCCTTAACCCTAGTCACAGGGATACTCCGAGAGGGAGAAGAGCACATAGCTCCGGGCGTGTACCGGGTCAAGATGAGGGCTCTCTCCCTTCAGACAGAGGTTCTTGTCATCGATACAGGTCCCGGCACTGGAAATCACATATCCATAGCACTCAAGGACTCGGACGTGGTGATAGTAGTGACAGAGCCCACACCTCTTGGAAGGCACGACATGGAGGCAATCCTTAAGATCGTAAAAAACTTGGGCTTGAGGACTTGGCTTGTGATAAATAGAGACGGGATCGGTAACGCCGAGGAATCCATAAAGATAGCCTCCTCTTATGGCGTAAAGAATATTTTCCGGATACCATATCACAGGGATGCAATAGAGTCTTACTATGCGAGAGTCCCAGTAATAGCCTTGAAGCCCGAGTCACCCGTTTCGAAGATCTTCCTACAGATGGCTGGGCTGCTGGAGGAGGTGATGGCGCAGTGA
- a CDS encoding glycosyltransferase family 4 protein translates to MRVLLVSPWCPNKPGGVASQVKILYSWLQTKGYDARVVCGEPGALNPRTFNGRARLVFDHVVAIRNPVLLREALKELRPDIVHVHHVFTPFSALAFALCRKYNIPCIATNHSLPPMGDFNLWAAASYLTPHRWIIRPTRATAVSKTAAHFLEKFFGWRNVSVIPNGVDTQRYAPRSMGDFRGDYVIYIGRLVWRKGVQNLIRAARLLHREEHTTRIVIAGEGYMMEYLKSLASGLRNVVFLGRVDEGLKIELLRGARALVLPSISGESFGVVLIEAFATATPVIATRVGGIPEIVDHGLNGVLVEPGDHAGLADSILKLTQEDGLWRFMSWNARRKALEKYSIDIVGAMYEKMYIEALNYPRENIRMG, encoded by the coding sequence ATGCGCGTGCTACTAGTTTCCCCCTGGTGTCCTAACAAGCCCGGCGGTGTAGCCTCTCAAGTCAAGATTCTCTACAGCTGGCTCCAGACTAAAGGCTATGATGCACGCGTGGTTTGCGGAGAACCAGGTGCACTAAACCCCCGAACCTTTAATGGAAGAGCACGTTTAGTCTTTGATCACGTCGTAGCTATAAGGAACCCCGTCCTTTTAAGGGAAGCCTTAAAAGAGCTGAGACCTGATATAGTGCACGTCCACCACGTCTTTACGCCCTTCTCGGCTCTAGCCTTTGCGCTCTGCAGGAAGTACAACATACCCTGTATAGCAACAAACCACTCTCTACCACCAATGGGTGACTTTAACCTCTGGGCCGCGGCGTCTTATCTGACTCCTCACAGGTGGATTATAAGGCCCACAAGGGCCACAGCTGTAAGCAAGACAGCAGCACACTTCCTGGAGAAATTCTTCGGATGGAGGAACGTAAGCGTTATACCTAACGGCGTTGACACGCAAAGGTATGCGCCAAGAAGCATGGGGGATTTCAGGGGAGACTACGTTATCTACATAGGGAGACTTGTATGGAGGAAGGGCGTTCAAAACCTGATTAGGGCTGCAAGGCTTCTACATCGAGAAGAACACACTACACGTATAGTCATCGCAGGGGAGGGTTATATGATGGAATACCTGAAATCACTTGCCTCCGGGTTAAGAAATGTGGTCTTCCTTGGAAGAGTGGATGAAGGCTTAAAAATTGAACTACTTAGGGGCGCAAGAGCTCTAGTACTTCCAAGTATCTCTGGCGAGAGCTTCGGCGTCGTCCTCATAGAGGCTTTCGCTACAGCAACACCGGTTATAGCTACAAGGGTTGGGGGCATCCCAGAGATAGTTGATCATGGCCTCAACGGGGTCCTAGTCGAGCCTGGAGATCACGCCGGTTTGGCCGACTCAATCTTAAAGCTAACTCAGGAAGACGGTCTTTGGAGGTTCATGTCCTGGAATGCTAGGAGGAAAGCCCTGGAGAAATACTCGATTGACATCGTGGGAGCCATGTATGAGAAAATGTACATTGAGGCTTTGAACTATCCCAGGGAAAATATTAGGATGGGTTAG
- a CDS encoding alpha/beta hydrolase — translation MRLILLLVLVSLYLALTLAIINLDSNITSQEGYLASNGSILRYKIWYNKDLASPRTVVFLFHGFGGSSEMMGWIAVELARNGFLAVAYDTRGHGKSSGKLSYNTSVITGDYKALIEALNLTQANITLVGHSMGGAAVQLLVQEGFPVKNLIVVASQPRLNPSPVRSLLVLAKLDEIFNPSSLNSSSLIGWRIVILPCEDHLSVLYSPRAIQAILDYLTPYENVNMSGLRLAVTLARSFTLLVLLSILPLYLTGSSIAPRPKGETRKVVLAATLAASLAPLTYILFAKVTSAPIAAYILSVLLLQALGSLVAVKPYREIIITTVRSLELQYVSKGLLMGLVIYLILYETLQPFMNVSPSISRVWLFLSMLVIITPTVFLFEMLGRPQLIGASLLGSIAKSFITRSLGFLAAWLVVSAIMPAGFAGYLLIVTFMSLILLLPIESAATVWVYKGGSPWVNVVWISLVLGLILSAVTPLV, via the coding sequence ATGAGACTAATCCTTTTACTCGTGTTAGTGAGCTTGTACCTTGCATTAACACTTGCAATAATCAATTTGGATTCAAACATAACGTCCCAGGAGGGTTACTTGGCATCTAACGGCTCTATACTAAGGTATAAAATATGGTATAATAAAGACCTGGCTTCGCCTAGGACGGTCGTGTTCTTGTTTCATGGCTTCGGGGGGAGTTCTGAGATGATGGGCTGGATCGCCGTGGAACTTGCGAGAAACGGTTTCCTTGCAGTAGCCTACGACACCCGTGGTCACGGTAAAAGTTCTGGGAAACTAAGCTATAATACAAGCGTGATTACAGGTGACTACAAGGCTCTCATAGAAGCATTGAATTTGACTCAAGCCAACATTACGCTAGTAGGGCACAGCATGGGTGGTGCCGCCGTGCAGCTCCTAGTCCAGGAGGGGTTCCCGGTTAAAAACCTCATTGTAGTAGCATCGCAGCCACGGCTGAACCCGTCACCCGTGCGCTCCCTACTAGTTCTGGCAAAGCTTGACGAGATATTTAATCCTTCGAGCTTAAACTCGTCGAGTTTGATCGGATGGAGGATTGTAATCCTTCCTTGCGAAGACCATTTATCAGTCCTATACTCTCCAAGGGCAATTCAGGCAATCCTGGACTATTTAACCCCCTACGAGAATGTTAACATGTCTGGTCTAAGGCTTGCTGTGACTCTCGCAAGAAGCTTCACACTCCTTGTGCTCTTATCGATTCTCCCCCTCTACCTGACTGGTTCATCCATAGCCCCTAGACCTAAGGGTGAAACGAGAAAAGTCGTTCTAGCTGCCACTCTAGCTGCATCCTTGGCCCCACTAACGTATATTTTGTTTGCAAAAGTTACCTCAGCGCCCATAGCTGCATATATACTCTCCGTGCTCCTACTTCAAGCACTAGGGTCGCTAGTCGCAGTCAAGCCATACCGGGAGATCATCATTACCACGGTTAGGAGTCTAGAACTCCAATACGTTTCAAAGGGACTACTAATGGGACTCGTAATATACCTCATTTTATACGAGACACTACAGCCTTTCATGAACGTGTCCCCCAGCATAAGCCGGGTATGGCTCTTCCTATCAATGCTCGTAATCATAACCCCCACGGTATTCCTATTTGAAATGCTGGGAAGACCTCAACTCATAGGCGCTAGCCTCCTAGGTTCCATAGCTAAATCATTCATTACAAGATCTCTAGGGTTTCTAGCCGCGTGGCTCGTGGTTTCAGCCATAATGCCTGCTGGTTTTGCTGGGTACCTCTTAATAGTGACTTTTATGAGCCTCATACTACTCCTTCCCATCGAGTCTGCTGCCACGGTCTGGGTATACAAAGGAGGCTCGCCGTGGGTCAATGTTGTATGGATATCTCTTGTATTAGGATTGATCTTGAGTGCTGTAACTCCCCTTGTTTAA
- a CDS encoding UbiA family prenyltransferase produces the protein MSLARCVIAAIRPRGWRAYLWMWLLGVLHGRVDAQALLLGFYMVASFLATAFAVNNFYDVQGDSLNNSKGNPFTRGCGSGAVKVVILNQFIAALVALAYPRVFPIYLVMVILGVLYSAPPIRLKGKAGLDVLSHSLYFGLLLFLTGIFISGATITHNVLVAGTTTSLYSAFLQLRNLEKDKEYDGLAGDNTLSVRYPSLSKFLLYLTGVASSLGALLAFMHDATLTLVLLAASTLLGTLLSWERGIDLLVVTGLSLPVLVSICACY, from the coding sequence AGATGTGTAATAGCAGCTATACGTCCTCGGGGATGGAGGGCTTACCTATGGATGTGGCTGCTGGGAGTCCTGCATGGGAGGGTGGATGCCCAGGCCTTGCTCCTAGGCTTCTACATGGTTGCCTCATTTCTAGCAACGGCCTTTGCGGTCAACAACTTTTATGATGTTCAAGGCGACTCGCTTAACAACTCTAAGGGTAATCCCTTTACACGAGGCTGTGGGAGCGGAGCCGTCAAGGTAGTTATACTGAACCAGTTTATAGCCGCACTGGTCGCTCTAGCCTACCCGAGAGTTTTCCCGATATACCTGGTCATGGTTATCCTGGGAGTTCTTTATAGTGCTCCTCCGATAAGGCTCAAGGGAAAAGCCGGCCTGGACGTGCTGTCTCACTCGTTATATTTTGGCCTCTTACTCTTCTTAACTGGCATCTTTATTAGTGGAGCTACTATAACCCATAACGTATTGGTTGCTGGGACCACTACTTCTCTCTACTCTGCCTTCCTGCAACTGCGCAACCTTGAAAAGGATAAAGAATACGATGGACTGGCAGGGGACAATACCCTCTCCGTTAGGTATCCAAGTCTATCCAAGTTTCTCCTCTACCTGACAGGAGTTGCCTCAAGCCTCGGAGCTCTTCTGGCTTTTATGCATGATGCGACCCTTACGCTGGTCCTTTTAGCGGCTTCAACGTTACTCGGTACTCTTCTTAGTTGGGAAAGAGGAATAGACCTCTTAGTCGTAACGGGTCTCAGTCTACCTGTCCTGGTGTCCATATGCGCGTGCTACTAG